Part of the Candidatus Dadabacteria bacterium genome, GGAGCAGGCCGCCGCGCGCGAGTGCGCGGAGGAAAGCGGCTATGCGGTCAAAACCGGCTCCGAAGTGGGCTCTGTCACAGTGCCGGGGGACGGCTGGGAAAAGAGGTTTGTTTTCTTTTCCGCCACGGTTACGGGCGAGGTGGACAGCAGGGAAAAGGACAGGCTGGTAAAATGGGTCGCGGTGTCGTCCCTTGAAAAAGAGGTGGCGGACGTGTTCGCCCCGGTTGCGCGGCTGGTTGGCGCGGGCGGTTTTTGAGCGCCGCGCCGGGGTCTGTTACTATTGCGCTTGCGCGCGGGTGTCTTATGGAAAACTATTACAAGGAACTGGCGGAGAGATACAGAACTCTCCGC contains:
- a CDS encoding NUDIX hydrolase, whose product is MKTYRKAGVVVRRSGRDGEDEVLLVSARRHAGSWVFPAGTVEEGELPEQAAARECAEESGYAVKTGSEVGSVTVPGDGWEKRFVFFSATVTGEVDSREKDRLVKWVAVSSLEKEVADVFAPVARLVGAGGF